From Actinoplanes oblitus, a single genomic window includes:
- a CDS encoding ATP-binding protein, with amino-acid sequence MSVTSDATTAVLDMMLRGPWSRRLRDQIGAVLRSCLAGPSGWIIVDLHHVEDPSAASVPFWLAAWRRARLGLPPTQLAFTLPTTTTLGWRLRNPQGPQPRVFTTTHEAHRAIGERMSRADRLQTRLPARPVSVRAARDLVAHGCRKWHLPHLLPDAPLIVSELATNAVQHARTDFILTVTRGDTGLHVAVRDGAPQFPHPAAPALASVRASLDERGQGLRLVHTLATAWGAMPAHGGKVVWATVEEPPPQSSRCVTAVNPHGDRSAAGSDVSPLR; translated from the coding sequence GTGTCCGTCACCAGCGATGCGACCACAGCTGTGCTCGACATGATGTTGCGTGGTCCCTGGTCGCGGCGTTTGCGCGACCAGATCGGTGCCGTCCTGCGCTCGTGCCTGGCCGGCCCCTCCGGCTGGATCATCGTCGACCTGCACCACGTCGAAGATCCCTCCGCGGCGAGCGTGCCGTTCTGGCTCGCGGCCTGGCGCCGGGCCCGCCTCGGCCTGCCGCCGACACAACTGGCGTTCACCCTGCCGACGACGACAACGCTGGGCTGGCGGCTGCGCAACCCGCAAGGACCGCAGCCCCGGGTCTTCACCACCACGCACGAGGCCCACCGGGCCATCGGTGAGCGGATGTCGCGCGCCGACCGGCTGCAAACCCGCCTGCCGGCCCGGCCGGTCTCCGTCCGTGCCGCCCGTGACCTGGTCGCCCACGGCTGCCGCAAGTGGCATCTGCCGCATCTGCTGCCCGACGCCCCGCTGATCGTGTCCGAACTGGCCACCAACGCCGTGCAGCACGCCCGCACCGACTTCATCCTCACCGTCACGCGCGGTGATACCGGACTGCACGTGGCAGTCCGTGACGGCGCCCCTCAGTTCCCGCACCCGGCCGCACCAGCGCTCGCCAGCGTGCGAGCCTCGCTCGATGAGCGGGGACAGGGCCTGCGACTGGTGCACACGCTCGCTACGGCCTGGGGTGCCATGCCGGCGCACGGCGGCAAGGTCGTCTGGGCCACGGTGGAAGAGCCACCCCCGCAAAGCAGCAGGTGCGTCACTGCGGTGAACCCTCATGGAGACCGGTCCGCCGCGGGCTCGGACGTCTCACCGCTCCGCTGA
- a CDS encoding flavin-containing monooxygenase — protein sequence MTRILIIGAGFGGVAVANELLKAGFTDITMVEKADRVGGVWRDNNYPGCACDIPAPLYSYSYAQNPAWTRRFPPQPEILAYLERCVADFGLAGKVRLGTEVTAAEWTDGVWRVRTASGEVLEADVLIPAVGQLSRPVTPQLGGEFAGPAMHTARWNPAVPLAGRRVAVIGTGASAIQLVPALAGVASRVVVFQRTAPWTLPKPNRRYGPVRRSLYRRLPALMGPARAGTWLMTVVTGRALTGHRIAGALLHGLSAAQRRWQVRDPELRRKVTPDEPMGCKRVLFTSDWLPTLARPDVELITEKVVALTPGGVRTADGVEHPADVLVYGTGFAATEFLVPIRVTGRAGTRLDEVWRDGAHAYLGMAVPGFPNMFLVYGPNTNTGNTSVVFFHEAQARWIAQAVRHLSHHRNPLEVRPEIAAAYDAELQSRLAESVWTSCQSWYRTASGRVVTNWPGMASEYRRRTARLRPADFLPTRD from the coding sequence ATGACCCGCATCCTGATCATCGGAGCCGGGTTCGGCGGCGTGGCGGTCGCGAACGAGCTGCTCAAGGCCGGGTTCACCGACATCACCATGGTGGAGAAGGCGGACCGGGTCGGCGGGGTGTGGCGGGACAACAACTATCCCGGGTGCGCGTGTGACATCCCGGCGCCGTTGTACTCGTACTCGTACGCCCAGAATCCCGCCTGGACCCGGCGCTTCCCGCCGCAGCCGGAGATCCTGGCCTACCTCGAACGGTGCGTGGCCGATTTCGGTCTTGCCGGGAAGGTGCGGCTCGGCACCGAGGTGACGGCCGCCGAGTGGACTGACGGGGTGTGGCGGGTGCGCACGGCCAGCGGCGAGGTCCTCGAGGCGGACGTGCTGATCCCGGCGGTCGGCCAGCTGTCCCGGCCGGTGACACCGCAGCTCGGCGGCGAGTTCGCGGGGCCGGCCATGCACACCGCGCGCTGGAATCCGGCGGTGCCGCTGGCGGGCCGGCGGGTGGCGGTGATCGGGACCGGGGCGAGTGCGATCCAGCTGGTGCCGGCCCTCGCGGGGGTGGCTTCGCGGGTCGTGGTCTTCCAGCGGACCGCGCCGTGGACGCTGCCGAAGCCGAACCGGCGCTACGGCCCCGTCCGGCGGAGTCTGTACCGGCGTCTGCCCGCGCTGATGGGGCCGGCGCGCGCCGGTACCTGGCTGATGACAGTGGTGACCGGCCGCGCCCTGACCGGCCACCGGATCGCCGGCGCGCTGCTGCACGGCCTCTCCGCGGCGCAGCGCCGCTGGCAGGTGCGCGACCCGGAGCTGCGCCGCAAGGTCACCCCGGACGAGCCGATGGGCTGCAAGCGGGTGCTGTTCACCAGCGACTGGCTGCCCACGCTGGCCCGCCCGGACGTCGAGCTGATCACCGAGAAGGTCGTCGCGCTGACGCCGGGCGGGGTGCGGACCGCCGACGGGGTGGAGCATCCGGCCGACGTACTGGTGTACGGCACCGGTTTCGCGGCCACCGAGTTCCTGGTCCCGATCCGGGTGACCGGCCGCGCCGGTACCCGCCTGGACGAGGTGTGGCGGGACGGCGCGCACGCCTATCTCGGCATGGCGGTTCCCGGCTTCCCCAACATGTTCTTGGTCTACGGCCCCAACACCAACACCGGCAACACCTCGGTGGTCTTCTTCCACGAGGCACAGGCCCGCTGGATCGCCCAGGCCGTCCGGCACCTCTCTCACCATCGAAACCCGCTCGAGGTACGCCCGGAGATCGCCGCCGCCTACGACGCCGAGCTGCAGAGCCGCCTCGCGGAGAGTGTCTGGACGTCCTGCCAGAGCTGGTACCGCACGGCGAGCGGCCGGGTGGTCACCAACTGGCCGGGCATGGCGTCCGAGTACCGGCGGCGCACCGCCCGCCTGCGCCCAGCCGATTTCCTTCCCACCCGCGACTGA